The sequence atcctgttcaggattcgaacagaatcctgttcaggattcgaacagaatcctgttcaggattcgaacagaatcctgttcaggattcgaacagaatcctgttcaggattcgaacagaatcctgttcaggattcgaacagaatcctgttcaggattcgaacagaatcctgttcaggattcgaacagaatcctgttcaggattcgagcagaatcctgtttaggattcgagcagaaccctgttcaggattcgagcagaatcctgttcaggatgcaAGCCGAATCCTGTTTAAGATTCAAGCAGAATCCTGTCCATGATTCGAGCAAAAtcttgttcaggattcgagcagaatcctgttccggattcgaacagaatccttttcaggattcgaacagaatcctgttcaggattcgaacagaatcctgttcaggattcgaacagaatcctgttcaggattcgaacagaatcctgttcaggattcgaacagaatcctgttcaggattcgaacagaatcctgttcaggattcgaacagaatcctgttcaggattcgaacagaatcctgttcaggattcaaacagaatcctgttcaggattcgagcagaatcctgttccggattcgagcagaatcctgttcaggattcgagcagaatactgttcaggattcgagcagaatcctgttcaggattcgagcagaatcctgttatggattcaagcagaatcctgttatggattcgagcagaatcctgttacggattcgagcagaatcctgttacGGATTTGAGCAGATTCCTGTTAAAGatttgagcagaatcctttcaagCATTCGAGCAGAATGCTGtcaaggattcgaacagaatcctgtttaggattcgaacagaatcccgttcctgattcgagcagaatcctgttaaggatttgAGCAGATCcatttcaggattcgaacagaatcctgttcaggattcgaacagaatcctgttcagtattcgaacagaatcctgttcaggattcgaaaagaatcctgttcaggattcgaacagaattttctGTTCAGGATTAGGACTGAATCCAGTTCAGGATACGGGGAGAACCCTGTTgaggattcggatagaatcctgttcaggaatCGAAAATAAAACTGTTCAGGATTCGATTAGTCCGAACTCTACATAGGATTTTTTGACCTCAGAAAAGAATTTGCCCGAATCCTGGACAGGATTAAGTCCGAATCCCAAAAAGTGTTTAGTTGGAATTCATGACGTTATTCAGTGCGAATCCTGATCAGGAATCAGTTTGAGTTCTTAGCAGGAATCAGTTCAATTCCTGCCTGGTACTAGATCTACCTGACTCCCGAAAAGAATTCAGTCGAAACCTGGACATGGTTCAGTCCGAATTTGGAACAGAATGCTGTCAAAAcactgaacaggattcggtaGGAATTTTTAACAGAGTATGCTCGACGAATGATAATTGATATAATAAGAATTTATAGGGATATTTTATTTGATCGAGAAACGGTTATTGGGTAAATTGTTGGTTTCAGAAttaatgacattttttaaagaTTCTGAGGGCTGTCTATCTTAGGATATAATTAATGTACAAATGATCTTGTTTGAGTTTGAGAATTGTTTCTCTTTTGTAAACCTTAATAATTCTCGGACAATTGAAATTCTATCGTGGACAGCCTTTAGAGATACTACAGGCGAGAATATTGCAAATCGTGGTAGAACATGATTAATCTACACCAAGGACTACTTTCAGAAAATTAATGACAAACGTAGAATTAATACGTTTAgaccatatgaaattttcattttaacaATACTGGGTTTCACAAAGCACGCATTTGGTACACAGTCTTAACCAATTTTCCGAATCATATTTTCCGCATTAAGCACTTGAGTACCATTGTAGCTCTTCAGAGAAAGCGCTTTCGAGTGCGTCGTCGTACCGTTTAAGCACTTCCTTTAATGGAACTCAAGTATCAAGTTGAATGGTTTCTGGCTTCGAAAGGCACATCATCGCACGCCGCCTTCAAAGCCAAATTCCCGGAAAGCACATTTTTCACCGCCAAGTGAAACCCGACAACCATCGGgcataatcatcatcatcaacatcatcatcatcgtcatccgAATGAATGTGTTATTGTTTTAATGCACACTCGGGTGTCGTTTTATCTCTTCGACTGATCGCATCAAGCGAGGATGGAGACGACGACAACCTTGGCCGCAGAAAAGTTTTCTTCCGAATTAAAAGGAATGGAGCAAAAGCGAGCTGGGCTTGCACTTGGCCGACTTCCCCGGGATTCTGCCATCAATTAATGTTTGGGTTTTCTTCTCCATTAGGGCATTCCTCCCCGTTAGCTTCCGAACGTGTAACGTTCGCCTCCCATTACGTGCGGATATTAATGTGGTTATTTCTTGTTACCTTCCCCTTTCTCGTTTCAGTGAAAAATGGAgcaatttgaacaacttctaaCGTGTTGCGTGTGTCTTGATAGATACCGCAATCCGAAGCTTTTACCATGTCAGCACTCGTTCTGCATGGAGCCGTGCATGGACGGCCTCATCGACTACGTGAAGCGACAGGTGAGTGGATTTTGACGATGGTGGTGGGTACATGGGGGATTTGTAAGGAGGGGTTATGTTAAGCATATGTTGGGCAATTTCCGATTGATGCTTAGCGAGTATATGATCCGTGGTTGGATAGCCATCTTGGTGATCTGTTAGAGTTTTGGAacgtacaataataaaactgaaACTTGCTATTTGGCTTTGAAAATGATATATTTAATTTATGAattgcaaaataaaaatcatgttTAAACATAGAAAcaaattctaaataaattccttcTGAACAGGTAAAATGTCCCGAGTGCCGTGCGGAGCACCGCATCCCTTACCAGGGCGTGCAGGGCTTCCCGACCAACGTTACGCTGCAACGCTTCCTGGAGCTGCACATCGAGATAACCGGCGAACTGCCGGATCCGACGTCTGGTaagcctttttttaaatttcattgaaTTGGTGTACCTAACTTTCGGTTCCGGGTCTGATCCGTTCTGTTCCCCACAGGTCAAGTCATGGAACGATGCAACGTGTGCTCGGAAAAGGCCTACTGTGCGTCGTGCGTCCACTGCGACAAAAAGATCTGTCCGGACTGTAAGGGAGCCCACATGGACATCCTGCGGCGGGAAATCAATCGCATCAACAACCAGATCCGACGTGGTTTGCACCGTCTCAAGGAGGTTCTCGCAGTAGTCGAAAAGAACGCCCAGAACTTGCAAAACAATTGCGGCAGTGTGTCGGAGGAAATCGACGAAATCTCTCGCCGATTGCAGAAGGCACTCAAGGACCGGACGGACTTTCTGCGTGGCGAAATGGACAAATATATATCGACGGAGCTGAAGAACGTCATTACCATGAAGGATAATCTCGAACTGGAGATTGCCAACATCCAGAGCAATTCCGACCTAGCCGAGAAGTTCATGAACGAAGGTACGGTCGAATGGGATGACTGTGAACTGATGGATACCAAGGAAATATTTTTGCGAACGGTTGATTTCATTAGGAATTTCGATTGCGAAACCATGGACTACAGTCGAAAGGTTCGATTCATCATGAACATTGACCCAAATAAGCTGATCATGGAGGTTTCATCCTACGCAGACCTGAAGCTGCCGACGGACTCGTCTGGGGCATGCCAAAGCCAAAGTATGCTTTTGCAGCCTTCGTCTGGGCCAGGGTTGATGCGATCGAAAAGTGATCATCGGTTAGCAGCTCAATTCCGTCAACAAGAAGCTCAAGGATGGAACCCAGACGATGAACCCCTACTTGGTGGACGTAAGTTTGGAGAAAGACCGGTTAAACCCGTACAGGAGAAGGAGAAGTATGGCAACGAATCTCGGTATGGTCGTGGAAACGATTATGACTATGACGATGAGTCGTCCACTAGgtcgaaaggacgcttccggtcAAGGTTTGCTCGTAGCCACCAGTTAGACAACGACTCCGACAATGAGTCCAAACAGGTCCGTTTCaatgagaaggaagaaaacaagtCGAATAAGGTTTCTAGCACCGAGGATGTTGCCAAGGGTCCGTTGAGTGGAATATTCCGTCTGATGGATTCGCCACGAGTGATGAAGCGATTGCAGGACTCTGAAAAGGGAAAGACTAAAAAAGCGTCGCCAGTGACAACTCCAACGGTGCCAAAGCCAGTAACCCCTACATCCGTGAAGCCCAAAGTAACAACATCACGGCAACTTTCTGAAGATGATGAAATTGCTAAGATCAAGAGGCAAAATAAGGGTGCTTCAACGAGCTCAACGACTACGCCAACTCCGACACCCGTCTCCCCAGTCACTACCGAGCCGGAGCGTCCCGCTGCCGAACGTGTTTCTGCACTGAAAGCCCGCGTGACCGCAGCTGCAGCAGCCGCCGCCGCCAGTGATGAAAGTGATAGCTCACCTTCCTCGCCAACTCGGCGGTCGTCTCCGCATGTAGAGGTGAGATCCGATGATGAAGCGTAGCTCCGTCCTTCGAACTGTAGTTTACGAAATATTAGATTAAGCCGATTAAATTTTGCTATATGGATACACACTTTGAAGAACAAAATACACCACAGTTTCAACGAAAACGAAAAGACAGTCTCGAGACAATATTACGCTAAGTATTACCTTTTTACCGTATTCCTGTTGTCAGTCCCAATATGTGTTGAAACGCGCGCTACTCAGCTACCGAACGTCCTTAACCCTTCAAAATATTGTCTTGCAATGCTCGTCACTTGGATtgtagaaacaaaaaaaaaatgcctcacTCGACCAAATTTCAATCGCCCGGTGAACTGCGAAAATAACTCACATATTGATGTTTCATATGTCCACACACGAAGACCTCTCATGGCGGTTTTATCAGGCTGTTGCTGTTCCATTTATGTTCTACCTTGCCAATGCGCAACCACAGCTACATCGCAGAGGTTATTATCCAATTTGTCCTATTGTAGTGTGAAACATCAAACCGTTCCACCCTCCGTGTCCTTGTTTGCAAATAATATCAATTTGGTCGCACGAGTCACCTTTCGAACCACACTTGGTTAGGTATACACAACACGCATTCCCTCTCCGGTCATCGTCTACACAATTCACAGCAAGCAACACCCGCAACAGTATCAATTAATTAAATGTACTACAATTAAAGCTAACCGCATCAAAGTCTGTCATCAACTGAAACGAACTATTCCCGTATCTCTCTGTCCCTTTTCCATCCCACTGAACCCATTCCCCCGTCCCTTTCCATAGGCCGATAGTGATCAGGATGATTCGGAACGTTCGAGCCATTCGCGACAATCGTCTGCCGTCAAGGCAAGTACACCTGCCCCGTCTCAGCAGAAGAAAACCACCCGTTCGGCCAGCAGCGAATCGAGTGAGTCCAGCGAATCGTCAAGCGCTTCCCCGGTCCCGACACCGACTCGCGTCGAGGAGTCACCTCGACCGAAAGCATCGATTCTGAAAAATTCCGAACCAGTTCGCAATACCGCTTCTCCAACCTCCAACAGCTCGTCACCGACGGAGAAGAAGCCTTTCCAGAGTCGATTCCTGCCACAGACTCAAACGCAACAGCctgaaaagaaggaagagagcGAAAGCAGTAGCGAAGAGGATACCTCTTCGGAAGAAGAATCATCCGacgaggaagaggaagaagtcAAGCCCGCACCAAGACCAACGCCAACAGTCACTTCGTCGGCTTCATCGCACCGAACTGAACAGCCAAGCTCTCCTCTGCTAAGTCGCGTGCAAGCCCGGGAAGCAGCAGCGGCCGACTCTCGGAAAAACTCCCGCGAGGAAACTCGCTCCAGTGGGTACTCCAGCCCGACCAGCTACCATCGCAGTACGAACAACTACGAACGGGACGAGAGCCCCAAGTACGGATCGCCCTCGGTCAGCTCCGCCTTGCGGTCCCGAACGACCGCTCATGTGGAACCGGAACCGGAGAACAAATACGGCAGCTCTGGGTAACGTTCAAAGCTTTGCTCAAACCGCACTAGCCGCttgcttttctttctttttcttttctcctttgaaTAGGACCTATTACCTTCCTGTTACAGATACACCAGCCGGTTCCTGAACAAGAGCAAGAGCACGGCCGTGGTCGCCGACGATGATGCCGGAGACGATTCCGATAGCCGCCTCGGTGCGAACCGGAGCCGGTTTAGCGCATTGGCCGACAGGAGGAACAGACTGGCCCGCAGCCGCTCGTCGCACAACTTCGGCAACGACGACGAAGAGGACGAACCGGTGTCGCCGACGACCTCGTCACCGTCCGCTTATCTCGCTTCGAGGTGAGTTTTTGTAGGGGGTAAAGATTTATacataaaggttcccccaaacacacgcgacacgaCAGTCGCGACACGATtgtatcgcttggcgacagcgatggTGCGGAAGCGgtgtggaagcgtaaatagagtattgcctgcagcgacccaacgatagaaacgcggcgactagttgtcgccgtcgcggcgatgaaatcgcttaggtttgggggagccttaataTACTTTTCGTCGTTAGAATCTCAAAAGTGCTAATTATAAATTAGATTATAAATTATATTTATTCATTAGAGATATCGCGAAACAATTTTTCAATCCCTTTCCTGTATTCCGATTCCTAAATAACTGACTTCGAACCAGAAAGATTCGTTTAGAAGCTTCTAGCGGCACTATTTAGCAACCCCTTCaactacacggttagaaaaaagtacctgattttaggtactttttttctcttgcatctccctccctcttccctttgttgtcataaaatgagggcaccaagggcattaaagtgtgggaacccaacattgagtaatctcatgtttacaaaagttgagtgaaatttacatAACTTCtagttagtttctatttaaaattaggtatattttacttaatattaggcgaattttacttaatttcaagaaaaaattacttaattttgggttcccacacagTGAAAAGTacttaatattaggtacttttttctaaccgtgtaccatcagggtttgcagaaatcgctctcattaGATAActtcttcttaatggcattacatccccacactgagacagagccgtctcgcagcttagtgtaaTTAATTACAGTAATTAACTACGACGTTCCTAAGCCAAgcttccatttttgcattcgtatatcatgaggctaacacgatgatacttttatggccagggaagtcgagacactttccaaaccgaaaattgtctagaccggcaccgggaatcgaacccagccaccctcaccaTGATTTTGCTTTGAAGCCGTGAATATTTCGAATTATTGCAAAGTAATGAAAAGAAGTTTAtcgaacttgtatacaagtcgGACCTGAATCGGATAGGCAACCCCCACCAAACAGTGatgataaaacattttttgttgagAACCATATTGTATTCTGCACTTGAgtgtaaaattgttgaaatgcaCCATCGGGACCAGTGCCTCCGCGTTTGGAgctattttaaaagaaatttatcatggggtataataGCCCTCCGActcagtttttgcctttctcgtacaacaaagttataccgaaaggctataggattactccaaaaaacaactttttatagaaggcccggagacccatagtgttataaatcgatcgactcagctcgacgaaccgaggtgatgtctgtatgtgtgtatgtatgtatttgtgtatgtatgtatgtttgtatgtacattttacgatgcacgagaaagaaaTCATccacgctaggtggattaatctgagtttttATCACGACAACTTgcaaaaaaagtctctcacggtatgctacataccGTAAATACAAAAATGATGAAGATTTTGTGATTCTCTTTTGTATTTAATCCCTGATTACCATTCGTCGATATCAGTGATGGATTttaaaatgaaggaaaaatcaaattaataAAGTACACTGAAGTCAGTTTTTACGTGGGGGATACGTACAGCGTAAAAAACACGTACAATCCAAAAACCGcataaaattatgattattttgattattttgaacaTTGTGAcaaaccgcgtgaaaaacaactttttcggaaaATCCGTAAATCCCGTAATCCGCGTAAAAAGCCACGTGAAAATCTACCCGTGtgaaaagcgaccccagtgtgcccaataaagaaaaaaattaaacgttGAATATTGATAcacatcgttctgttgtttcatAAATTCGTGACACAGAATAGCCGCGTGTTTTAGCCCATTGGTGTAAATAACAGTGGGCTAGGAGGGGGTTTGCCCTGCCTGGAAAATATAGCCCCCCTAAGCTTTGAAAGTTAGTAAGCCAGTGATATCAATTtccaacatatagcataatgaattatttaaaaagtccgaagacaaaagagttatctAGAACACAAAAGAGTTAGTAAAATGAGTGGAAGACACAAATAAGctcgtttctcatttctgagtAAGATTCCTGTGTGTCGGTGAAATTGCACTTCGcgttaattatgaaaaggcaatataCCTTTAATTGATTTGgaagcatcaaagtaagcttaacataaacaacaacggagagccgccaaaaaacaatcaaagcaatcgtgatACTTCGCCATCAGTCAAAGGCATTTGGTCAACCATCATGGACAGGAGTGACAGTTTATcagcagacttccgcttgcctagcaACTTGTTAATATCcacaattcccatcagcatacgtgaaggattctcatcagaatccgagagctGCTTCCCATccgaatccgagaagaattctcattggaaaCTCTAAAGAAgtcctttcagaatcatcgaagcATTTATACCAGAATCCAGCAGAATTCATACTGGATTTCTTTTGATATCGTTGCGTTGAGGGATACCCTTGGTAATATGTGGAGGATCCCCTTTATAATCCGTgaaggatttgcttcagaatctctcgctgatttgcttcggaatgcCTCCGGAGTTgttcaaagatttgtttcggaatcgttcggagatttgcttcgaaatttcttGACTATTTGTTCCAGAATAATTCAacaatttgcttcggaatccatTGAATATTCAATTTGGAGTTTCGCCTTGAAATCCCTCAatgatttgctttggaatcTCCCGatgatttgttttgaaatcccTCAACGAattacactctaactttcatctactcagtgaatgagtaaaattgtattgccgtctcttttcttcctacggaaatcttactcaatttccgtcaaaagcaggacaactcaatgTTTTGAGTTGTATAGCCAAACGCTATCAATTTGTAGCGATCATCGGCTGGTAAACAAAAACAGTTCGATGCCGTGGGCTATAACAGAAGGCatgtgcttgagaaaagagaacaTTGATGAGTGTGActgatccgcaattgccttaggtggttggaccgTTTTTACCACATTACCACTAAGATAGCTTAATAAGGTGGTAAAACgttcgagaatttttgaaaagaagctcaaaataaaGAAACTTAGAATCAGAGCCTACAGTCCCCATTATAGGCATCGGGgatagttacgccaatgatttttgccaataggggaagaggccccaaaatgCCCAAaacggcgaggcaaaacgccctaatgAAACTaatctacaatgtactacgcgtctcctcGCGCTGCCCATATAAGAATACTGATTTGCCGATGCAtattccctaagagctgccggctaaaaggcgttttgcctcataagttttcggcaacgaaatatcatcacttttttaaatgttaatattatcaatatgattgagttcttttctaattttaatatggcatcagctagctatattgttcaactgttgcatgaggtagaaacacccatgaaaaacgttatagctaaggcatgaaagcagtctatgcttagcttATATtacccctccttcccctactaAGCAGTGATAATTTTCTTACAATGATGATCCGAGTCATTTAAACAGTTTTAGTCCTGATTGGTCATCTCTAGAATGAACGAAGAATAATTCGCACAATAGAATGGCTTAGGACTCCGACGCCACTAAGCCTACCCTAACAAAGACCTTTCTACAACTTGGTATCTCCCTTCAGCATTACTTTCGAAAGAGGTCCATATGACTAGTTATTGGTTGCAGTTTGCTGGTCGGCACGCCAGTTGCACTGAAAACGCAGGCAATCTGGGTGGTTGCAGTTGATACCGATTCCACTTCTTCGCCGTTTGATACAATGATACATCCTCTGGCTCTGAATAATTTTATCCAGAGTAGTATCCCGCCGCAAGCTGTCGCGCTCTTTTTAAGGAACCGAGGAATATGCTGGAGGCGGTTTAATCTACCAATGGGCAGTCATGGAAGTGAAATTCCCCAAGTGATCTGCCCACTCATCTTGATGCACTTGGTATAAGCCAATGAGTTGACCCATCGTTCGTAGGGTTGTTCCATTCCTGTTGCAATTTGGCCTGTTGCAATGCGGCAACCGAAGTTACTCTAATGGTCTTACGGGCTTCTCTAATCCCGCACATGGCGAAAAACTGCTCGTCTTCCCAGATAATTAGTCCAACCCGTGATAACACAGGTTGCATCTCGTAATACCGTGCGCTAGGTGAATATCACTCTAGGGTTCATCAAGCGGATAGATGCAGCCACATTAGCCGGCAGCTTACGTCTACTGAAGCAATTAAACATAATCTTCGATGAATGACAATTTAAACAATAACTGTTAAAGCTGTCTTCCAGGCGTAATCTACGTGGCTAACGAGGGTCAGCTTATTGTCGAGCATTACTCCCGAAAGATTCCGAtcccgctttgaagtgatctcGCAAGCACTTCATGTAAATCACTGCCTCTTGTACCGACATAATTGTTAACGAAGACCATCTCGTTTTATGATGACCTAGTTCCATCTTTTTAGAACTCGTCCATTACACCACAATCCTGATCGCGGAAGCTGCAGTCAGTTCGACCTTGACGATAGACTTTCTGAAAACTTCCAGCGCTTTACCATCTGTGAAACTGATGATCTCAATATCGGAAGGCTACATAACGTTCCATAGAACAAGGCCCTGAATGGGCCCTTGGGAATATTCCTGTGGTAATAAGAACACTACTCTGATCGTCATCTGTTTCGTATATATCGTATTTATCTACCATACAGTAGTATgcggttctggaaatagcttgcCAAAAGTTTGTATGTCTACACACTAGTCAAATACATGCGCAGGTTTTCTACTTCGTCGATTTGCTGGTTTTTCCCGGCCCGCTGGCGGCGAACCTGTTTGTGACGATGGCTGCGAAGCTGTCCTTGACGGAGGCGGCGAATGAAAAATCGCTTACCTGCAAGATGGCGCGCAGCGTATGAGCCCGTGCAAGTATGGCCGAAGATGATTTTCCAGACAAGGGCCAAAGTACCTCCACACGACATCGCCTACTTTGTTTCGGCTACGGTCGACTTTTTGCCTTTGGTTCAAATCCGGCGTCGTGGTACGCTATTGGCGACGTACTTCAGGCACCGAGTGTTCTGAACGGTCCGTAGGGTTTAGAACGTATTGGACCACCGTCGATTTATTCGCgatcgacggttcgtttttgcATCACTGCACTCACGAAACTTTACCACACTTCGTTTCACTAACCCGAAAGGCGAGCCTTGATGAGGACATGGACTGCACAAAACACTTTCAAAAGATGTACGCGACCTAAATGCCGCAAAAAAACTTTTCGTCGACTCCAACACGCAGCAAAAAAGCGCCACGCGTTGGAAGACCAACTCTAATTTACATAAAtttacaataaaacaataaacgaGTAGCTCAGTACACGATTAcaattttttgataaaatatggTACTTTCAAACAAGAATTTTACGAGTGTCGGTTACACCGACAGAAGAAAAAATCTGATGGACAAACAGAAAAACGAATCACAATTAAGTTCTTTAAAAGAAATTATCAAAGAttgtttttgaataaacaaccTCTTCAACATTTAGCATATTATCTAGTTATTAC comes from Armigeres subalbatus isolate Guangzhou_Male chromosome 2, GZ_Asu_2, whole genome shotgun sequence and encodes:
- the LOC134218495 gene encoding LOW QUALITY PROTEIN: RING finger protein nhl-1-like (The sequence of the model RefSeq protein was modified relative to this genomic sequence to represent the inferred CDS: inserted 2 bases in 2 codons; deleted 1 base in 1 codon), which produces MEQFEQLLTCCVCLDRYRNPKLLPCQHSFCMEPCMDGLIDYVKRQVKCPECRAEHRIPYQGVQGFPTNVTLQRFLELHIEITGELPDPTSGQVMERCNVCSEKAYCASCVHCDKKICPDCKGAHMDILRREINRINNQIRRGLHRLKEVLAVVEKNAQNLQNNCGSVSEEIDEISRRLQKALKDRTDFLRGEMDKYISTELKNVITMKDNLELEIANIQSNSDLAEKFMNEGTVEWDDCELMDTKEIFLRTVDFIRNFDCETMDYSRKVRFIMNIDPNKLIMEVSSYADLKLPTDSSGACQSQSMLLQPSSGPGLMRSKSDHRLAAQFRQQEAQGWNPDDEPLLGGRKFGERPVKPVQEKEKYGNESRYGRGNDYDYDDESSTRSKGRFRSRFARSHQLDNDSDNESKQVRFNEKEENKSNKVSSTEDVAKGPLSGIFRLMDSPRVMKRLQDSEKGKTKKASPVTTPTVPKPVTPTSVKPKVTTSRQLSEDDEIAKIKRQNKGASTSSTTTPTPTPVSPVTTEPERPAAERVSALKARVTAAAAAAAASDESDSSPSSPTRRSSPHVEADSDQDDSERSSHSRQSSAVKASTPAPSQQKKTTRSASSESSESSESSSASPVPTPTRVEESPRPKASILKNSEPVRNTASPTSNSSSPTEKKPFQSRFLPQTQTQQPEKKEESESSSEEDTSSEEESSDEEEEEVKPAPRPTPTVTSSASSHRTEQPSSPLLSRVQAREAAAADSRKNSREETRSSGYSSPTSYHRSTNNYERDESPKYGSPSVSSALRSRTTAHVEPEPENKYGSSGYTSRFLNKSKSTAVVADDDAGDDSDSRLGANRSRFSALADRRNRLARSRSSHNFGNDDEEDEPVSPTTSSPSAYLASRYGASSSLASQPADLSRSRSTHALKSREPSPDRNTGGDKDGAALSSWARYLKNKYGNRSTKDSKDTPSSSSHSTTSSSLASPSTSSSASSSAAARRLSLGLPLRQTDILSSDDDSKNGVGSPYLSYGNSSSRYTRAAGMSPRTQYLQKRRQLFQIGGRGXEPSSFTWPRGIAXGPDNNIVVADSSNHRVQVFDSNGIFVKEFGQYGNGDGEFDCLAGVAVNRIGQFIIADRYNHRIQVLDPAGRFLRSFGSQGTADGKFNYPWGITTDALGFIYVCDKENHRIQVFQSDGTFIGKFGSGGKEEGQLEHPHYIAVSNTNRVIVSDSNNHRIQIFDVNGRVLTTFGSEGSDEGQFKFPRGVAVDDQGYICVADSGNNRIQIFHPDGSFLRAFGSWGSGDAEFKGLEGVAIMSNGNILVCDRENHRVQVF